The following coding sequences are from one Humulus lupulus chromosome X, drHumLupu1.1, whole genome shotgun sequence window:
- the LOC133803305 gene encoding F-box protein GID2: MKRANIGEDLPSTVEDRKMKKIKIDDEEGEGGIGKGSGFMNLDNNLLFEVFKHVDAKTLAMAGCVSKQWHDTAQDERLWELICTRHWANTGCGNQQLRSVVLALGGFRRLHSLYIWPLSKPQSSSSSSPSSSAIASPSLATTRTSSWGPFPPMINSKPPTRWGKDEVNLSLSLLSIRFYEKMNYSNRGR; encoded by the coding sequence ATGAAGCGTGCCAATATTGGCGAAGATCTTCCGTCGACGGTGGAAGAtcggaaaatgaaaaagattaagATCGACGATGAAGAAGGAGAAGGGGGTATTGGTAAAGGGAGTGGGTTCATGAATCTGGACAACAATTTGTTGTTTGAGGTGTTTAAGCACGTTGATGCGAAGACTCTGGCTATGGCTGGCTGTGTGAGCAAGCAGTGGCATGACACGGCCCAGGATGAACGCCTCTGGGAGCTGATCTGCACCAGGCACTGGGCCAACACCGGCTGCGGTAATCAACAGCTGAGATCTGTGGTTCTCGCCCTTGGGGGATTTCGTCGCCTTCACTCGCTTTACATCTGGCCTCTCTCCAAGCCCCAATCGTCCTCATCCTCTTCCCCGTCTTCGTCTGCAATCGCATCGCCGTCGTTGGCAACGACCCGGACGTCGTCTTGGGGTCCGTTCCCGCCGATGATAAACTCCAAACCGCCAACGCGTTGGGGAAAAGATGAGGTCAATCTCTCGCTCTCACTTCTCTCTATTCGTTTCTATGAGAAGATGAATTATTCTAACAGAGgcagatga